The proteins below are encoded in one region of Belonocnema kinseyi isolate 2016_QV_RU_SX_M_011 chromosome 1, B_treatae_v1, whole genome shotgun sequence:
- the LOC117175822 gene encoding uncharacterized protein LOC117175822: MGNISVCSWSRTSRQASRHERSYIYFGRVTWLTSLKLLTFTTHYTERAKDKTGIKINAKDSEADAHLLDSKDDTIDRSNGLDMPWPTGFPGPNGPWPGDPDYALKIQEQS, translated from the exons ATGGGGAACATAAGCGTTTGCTCATGGTCGAGAACATCAAGACAGGCATCCAGACATGAAAGGTCCTACATATATTTTGGACGAGTAACCTGGTTAACTAGCCTCAAACTTCTGACCTTTACAACAc aTTATACTGAACGCGCAAAGGATAAGACTGGCATCAAAATTAATGCAAAGGACTCTGAAGCTGATGCTCATCTACTTGACTCAAAAGATGATACTATTGATCGTTCCAATGGATTAGATATGCCATGGCCAACAGGCTTTCCTGGTCCAAATGGTCCATGGCCTGGTGATCCAGACTATGCTCTAAAGATTCAGGAACAatcttaa